The Musa acuminata AAA Group cultivar baxijiao chromosome BXJ1-3, Cavendish_Baxijiao_AAA, whole genome shotgun sequence genome window below encodes:
- the LOC135625247 gene encoding uncharacterized protein LOC135625247, whose protein sequence is MALGSHCSLVLPFFCIFVCYAAAAHGVRKQLPYALVVGTVYCDTCFHRELSKPTHFISVECGDGANKLSYRTVATTNQRGVFRVRLPPRISKQLHLIQACSVKLMKSEEPFCAVASSATTAGLRLKSWSHGVHVYSAGFFKFKPLDQPELCHRKPALRDRKIDQPALSFPLPTINLPSSPPGAGGVPLPTNPLFQPPSLLPPNPLQTPPTVLPQFPLQPPSPSFSYPPLPFLTPPPPPALPFPATPFLPLPRFPGLPLAFSSKKASP, encoded by the exons ATGGCTTTAGGATCGCACTGCTCACTTGTTCTCCCGTTCTTCTGCATCTTCGTTTGCTACGCTGCTGCTGCTCATGGTGTGAGGAAGCAGCTCCCATATGCACTGGTTGTTGGAACTGTCTACTGCGATACTTGCTTTCACCGAGAACTGTCGAAGCCCACCCATTTCATCTCAG TCGAGTGCGGAGACGGTGCGAACAAGCTCAGCTACAGGACGGTGGCGACGACGAACCAGCGGGGAGTGTTTCGAGTCCGGCTGCCACCGAGGATAAGCAAGCAACTCCACCTGATCCAAGCTTGCTCGGTAAAGCTGATGAAGAGCGAAGAGCCATTCTGCGCGGTAGCGTCCTCTGCGACGACCGCCGGCCTCCGCCTCAAGTCGTGGAGCCACGGCGTTCATGTCTATTCCGCTGGCTTCTTCAAATTCAAGCCCCTCGACCAGCCGGAGCTGTGCCACCGGAAGCCGGCGCTCCGAGATCGGAAGATAGACCAACCTGCTCTCTCCTTTCCACTTCCGACCATCAACTTACCATCGTCGCCGCCTGGTGCCGGCGGGGTTCCGCTGCCAACGAACCCATTGTTTCAGCCTCCATCCCTGCTGCCGCCGAACCCACTTCAAACGCCACCGACAGTCCTGCCGCAGTTCCCTCTCCAGCCACCGTCGCCATCGTTCAGCTATCCTCCACTTCCATTTCTcacaccaccgccaccgccagcTTTGCCCTTCCCTGCGACCCCATTCCTTCCATTACCCCGGTTCCCTGGACTCCCACTCGCCTTCTCTTCAAAAAAGGCCTCCCCATGA
- the LOC135586048 gene encoding hexosyltransferase GAUT11-like: MRRRAAEFRRPARRRLSYWICLLLGVFVAAGFVLFVFQHHHQDRLEPPVRDKVPADKEIPHETQNLGQELLNTTSFARQLADQMTLAKAYVIIAKEHNNLRLAWELSSQVRNGQRLLSRAAVRGKRITLEEAHPIVSRLAHLIYKAQDSNYDISTMITTLKSHSLALEERANAATVQSAEFGKLAAEAMPKSLHCLNIKLTEEWFRNPSYRQLSEEGRNLPLLVDNNLYHLCIFSDNVLATSVVVNSTASNADYPQQLVFHVVTDSINYQAMTTWFLRNEFRGCTVEVLSIEDLVWLNASFSPMVKRIMSAETQASYFAGNSKDQSRETKLKDPNYASLLNHLRFYIPQIQPQLEKVVFLDDDVVVQKDLTPLFSVDLHGNVIGAVETCLEAFHRFYRYLNFSNPIISSKFDPQACGWAFGMNIFDLVAWKKANVTDKYHYWQEQNADRMLWKTGTLAPGLLAFYGLMEPLDRRWHILGLGYDSSVDDRLIESAAVVHFNGNMKPWHKLAISKYKHLWEQYVNLSDPIIKDCIMH; the protein is encoded by the exons ATGCGGCGGAGGGCGGCCGAGTTCCGGCGCCCGGCCAGAAGGCGGCTCTCCTACTGGATCTGCTTGCTCCTCGGCGTCTTTGTCGCCGCGGGGTTCGTCCTCTTCGTCTTTCAACACCATCATCAAGATCGGCTCGAGCCGCCCGTGAGG GACAAGGTTCCAGCTGATAAGGAAATCCCTCATGAAACACAAAACCTTGGCCAGGAACTGTTAAATACTACTTCCTTTGCCAGACAACTTGCTGACCAGATGACACTAGCCAAGGCATATGTAATCATAGCCAAGGAGCATAACAACCTTCGGCTTGCTTGGGAGCTCAGCTCGCAGGTAAGGAATGGTCAACGGTTGCTCTCTCGAGCAGCTGTCAGAGGTAAACGAATCACTCTAGAAGAAGCACATCCGATAGTCAGTCGACTAGCACATCTTATATATAAGGCCCAAGATTCCAATTATGATATCAGCACAATGATAACAACACTGAAGAGCCACTCCCTTGCTCTTGAGGAGCGTGCAAATGCAGCAACTGTGCAGAGTGCAGAGTTTGGTAAATTAGCTGCAGAAGCCATGCCCAAAAGTCTCcactgtttaaacataaaactcacAGAGGAGTGGTTTAGAAATCCATCTTATAGACAACTATCAGAAGAGGGAAGGAACTTGCCTCTACTTGTTGACAATAATCTATACCATTTGTGTATATTCTCTGATAATGTACTGGCAACTTCTGTTGTCGTGAATTCCACAGCCTCTAATGCTGATTATCCACAGCAGCTTGTGTTTCATGTGGTCACAGACAGTATCAATTACCAAGCTATGACTACTTGGTTTCTCAGGAACGAATTCAGAGGATGTACAGTCGAAGTTCTAAGCATCGAAGACCTAGTTTGGTTGAATGCCTCTTTCTCTCCAATGGTCAAAAGAATAATGAGTGCTGAAACCCAGGCTTCTTACTTTGCTGGTAATTCAAAAGATCAGAGTAGGGAAACAAAGTTGAAGGACCCTAATTATGCTTCTTTGTTGAATCACTTGCGCTTCTACATCCCACAGATACAGCCACAGTTGGAAAAGGTGGTGTTTCTTGATGACGATGTGGTAGTACAGAAGGATTTAACCCCTTTGTTCTCAGTGGATTTGCACGGGAATGTTATTGGAGCTGTGGAGACTTGTCTAGAAGCATTCCATAGGTTCTACAGGTATCTCAATTTCTCCAATCCAATCATTAGCTCAAAATTTGATCCACAAGCATGCGGATGGGCTTTTGGGATGAACATCTTTGACCTCGTAGCATGGAAGAAGGCAAATGTTACTGACAAGTATCACTACTGGCAGGAGCAGAATGCTGACCGGATGCTCTGGAAGACAGGGACTCTTGCTCCTGGCCTTCTGGCATTCTATGGGCTGATGGAACCCCTTGATCGAAGATGGCACATACTCGGATTGGGTTATGACTCCAGTGTCGATGATAGGTTGATTGAGAGTGCGGCTGTGGTGCACTTCAATGGGAACATGAAGCCATGGCATAAATTAGCTATAAGCAAGTATAAGCATTTATGGGAACAATACGTCAATTTATCTGATCCAATTATTAAAGATTGCATAATGCACTGA
- the LOC135637302 gene encoding uncharacterized protein LOC135637302 has translation MGRTSTRLTGFCLSSVATRVKLPSPPPIKPRPLYREKLMVGGAKEATEGGRRIMVVVDRSPEAKAALQWALSHSVRSDDTVVLVQTVRPSCKHGERLQRERDPKGLELLHAMKSICRANKPEVQVEMAVVEGEERGPAILEEARKQGASLLVMGQKHSSMAWRLITAWAGNKAGGGDTVDYCVRNAACMAAAVRRKSSRGGGYLITTKRHKDFWLLA, from the exons ATGGGGAGGACCAGCACGAGACTAACGGGATTCTGCTTGAGCAGTGTCGCCACTCGCGTCAAGCTCCCGTCCCCGCCGCCGATCAAACCGAGGCCTCTCTACCGTGAGAAGCTGATGGTGGGTGGAGCTAAGGAAGCGACGGAGGGCGGTCGGAGGATCATGGTCGTCGTCGACCGGAGCCCCGAGGCCAAGGCTGCTCTGCAATGGGCGCTGTCGCACTCGGTCCGTAGCGACGACACCGTCGTCCTGGTTCAGACCGTGAGGCCTTCCTGTAAGCACG GTGAGAGATTGCAGAGGGAGAGAGATCCAAAAGGCTTGGAGCTCCTGCATGCCATGAAGAGCATTTGCCGAGCGAACAAACCTGAG GTGCAGGTTGAGATGGCGGTGGTGGAAGGGGAAGAACGAGGGCCGGCGATCCTGGAAGAGGCGAGGAAGCAGGGCGCCTCCCTGCTCGTCATGGGGCAGAAGCACAGCTCCATGGCGTGGCGATTGATCACGGCGTGGGCAGGCAACAAGGCCGGCGGAGGCGACACCGTCGACTACTGCGTTCGGAACGCCGCTTGCATGGCTGCCGCCGTGAGGAGGAAGAGCAGCAGAGGCGGCGGCTACTTGATCACCACCAAGCGGCACAAGGACTTCTGGCTTTTAGCTTAA